The Bdellovibrionales bacterium DNA segment TTCGCGATATCTTCATAAAATGATTTTCGCTTTTTATTGATGTCTTCGACCAGAGCTTTAGCGGCATCATTGTTGGCCTGTAAAAAACCATTGGGAAGTTCCGTCACTGATTTATTGGCTCTGGCCGTATCTAGATCCATTGCCAAACTGGGGGCAGTCAATATCACTGTAAGAATAAAAAGAATTAAAACTTGAATTGTCTTCACGATTCACTCCTGTTGATTAAAAAATACCTTCGTTTTTCTTCATGACATCTTCGAGTTGCTTGTCTACTTTGACGGAAATTTGATGATCAATCTTAACATTGAGATTAATCTCCAAAGGCTTATCCGGTGCTTGTAAAGCTACAGTAGGTGCGCAAGCCAAAAAAGCCCAACACAATGATAGAATTATCGCTT contains these protein-coding regions:
- a CDS encoding YdbL family protein yields the protein MKTIQVLILFILTVILTAPSLAMDLDTARANKSVTELPNGFLQANNDAAKALVEDINKKRKSFYEDIAKKNNIPVEQVGAQAAEKIKAEKKAP
- a CDS encoding YnbE family lipoprotein, with the protein product MKLKAIILSLCWAFLACAPTVALQAPDKPLEINLNVKIDHQISVKVDKQLEDVMKKNEGIF